From a region of the Vibrio ostreae genome:
- a CDS encoding GGDEF domain-containing protein has translation MILNQTPLSTSSSFHLEVKCLLFTLVIIFLINTPMRFIKADKQADFSMQLSTLQDTLLLKRSTADSLLALADTQIAIDYFSEPQQFNDVSKQLLSTQTLVKSLKIISTQPDDTRYARLIEQYNRYYTSDLNKQQIQLFIAPHSRLLTEFKALYQGTRHIGYLVLEADLSEFSEVSRKDILLLGEDGTVYSSTDRSLKALDSIASKYPQAWRDLQLSNRNAGIMEYDDVSFIYRKFKLVSNHTSYLIKVVDNHELVPPYFYLVLLLGSITAGVSLYLYRLRKDKLELTKITYTDELSGLHNRHYLKKVSAQLTAQQGYYACILDIDHFKAVNDKYGHDIGDQVIKRVSSVIKSRIRITDYAFRFGGEEFVVVVKTESAQQAVNIFERIGDDVARFIQKPNVTISGGVWPVNDSLDEALKQADVLLYQAKQNGRNLIISQAA, from the coding sequence ATGATCCTCAATCAGACTCCTCTCTCGACTTCATCATCGTTTCATCTTGAAGTGAAATGCCTGCTGTTTACGCTGGTGATCATTTTTTTGATCAATACTCCGATGCGTTTTATCAAAGCTGACAAGCAGGCAGACTTCAGTATGCAACTCAGCACGCTACAAGACACCCTGTTACTCAAGCGCTCTACGGCAGATAGCCTGCTTGCCCTGGCCGATACTCAGATCGCCATCGATTACTTTAGCGAACCACAACAGTTTAATGATGTTTCAAAGCAGCTGCTAAGCACACAAACCTTGGTTAAGTCCCTGAAAATTATCTCGACGCAACCCGATGACACACGCTACGCCAGATTAATCGAGCAATATAACCGTTATTACACCAGTGACCTGAACAAACAGCAAATACAACTGTTTATCGCCCCTCATTCCCGCCTTTTAACCGAGTTTAAAGCGCTCTATCAGGGCACTCGTCACATCGGCTATCTGGTGCTTGAAGCTGACCTGAGTGAATTCTCTGAAGTGTCGCGTAAGGATATCCTATTGCTGGGAGAGGACGGCACTGTCTATTCAAGCACTGACCGAAGCTTAAAGGCCTTGGACTCAATCGCCAGCAAATATCCCCAGGCCTGGCGCGACCTGCAACTCAGCAACCGTAACGCCGGAATCATGGAATATGACGATGTCAGTTTTATTTACCGTAAATTTAAGCTGGTCAGTAATCACACCAGTTACCTAATCAAAGTGGTTGATAATCATGAGCTGGTGCCCCCCTACTTTTATCTGGTGCTGCTCTTGGGCAGTATCACGGCCGGGGTAAGTCTCTACCTCTATCGGTTACGCAAAGACAAGCTGGAGCTGACTAAAATCACCTATACCGATGAACTGTCCGGCCTTCACAACCGCCACTATCTGAAAAAAGTCAGTGCGCAACTTACCGCACAACAAGGCTACTACGCCTGTATTCTCGATATCGATCATTTTAAAGCGGTTAATGATAAATACGGCCATGATATTGGCGATCAAGTGATCAAGCGCGTCTCATCAGTAATAAAAAGCCGGATAAGAATCACCGATTACGCCTTTCGTTTTGGCGGTGAAGAGTTCGTTGTGGTGGTCAAAACCGAATCGGCGCAGCAGGCAGTCAACATCTTTGAGCGCATCGGAGACGATGTCGCCCGTTTTATCCAGAAACCCAACGTGACGATTTCGGGCGGTGTCTGGCCGGTGAACGACTCACTTGACGAGGCACTTAAGCAAGCAGATGTCTTGCTGTATCAGGCAAAACAGAATGGCCGAAACCTGATCATCAGTCAGGCAGCGTAA
- the cspE gene encoding transcription antiterminator/RNA stability regulator CspE, whose product MSNKTTGLVKWFNETKGFGFITPDNGGADLFVHFRSIASDGFKTLTEGQKVSFDVEQGNKGPQAANVTAV is encoded by the coding sequence ATGTCTAATAAAACAACTGGTCTAGTAAAATGGTTTAACGAAACAAAAGGCTTCGGCTTCATCACTCCAGACAATGGTGGTGCTGACCTGTTTGTTCACTTCCGTTCAATCGCTAGCGATGGCTTCAAAACCTTAACAGAAGGTCAAAAAGTATCGTTCGACGTAGAACAAGGTAACAAGGGCCCGCAAGCGGCTAACGTTACAGCAGTATAA
- a CDS encoding DUF2238 domain-containing protein produces MSDSPSFPKSLIGLSLAYAMVFLFSAIAPSSRSVWIAEIVPVMLILAGIWWTSAHQRLSKTAYLLMFVWLTLHTIGAKYTFADVPFDWFNHLIGSERNNFDRVAHFAIGLYAYPIAEYLIRKKLTNGWIAGMFGLFCIMSIAAGYEIIEWWYADLAGGEDGIAFLGSQGDIWDAQKDMLCDTLGALTALLILSWQSARQPKRFD; encoded by the coding sequence AATTGGCCTCAGTCTGGCTTACGCCATGGTGTTCCTGTTTTCTGCCATCGCGCCATCATCACGCTCAGTATGGATTGCGGAAATTGTCCCGGTGATGCTGATTCTGGCAGGGATATGGTGGACCTCCGCTCACCAAAGACTCAGTAAAACCGCCTACCTGCTGATGTTTGTCTGGCTGACCTTGCATACCATAGGAGCCAAATACACCTTTGCCGACGTACCGTTTGACTGGTTTAATCACCTAATCGGCTCAGAACGTAACAACTTTGATCGCGTTGCTCATTTTGCAATTGGCCTGTATGCCTACCCGATCGCCGAATATCTGATCCGCAAAAAACTGACCAACGGCTGGATTGCCGGCATGTTTGGCCTATTTTGTATTATGAGTATCGCTGCAGGTTATGAAATCATCGAATGGTGGTACGCGGACCTGGCCGGTGGAGAAGACGGCATTGCGTTTTTGGGTTCTCAAGGTGATATCTGGGATGCACAAAAAGACATGCTGTGCGATACCCTGGGCGCACTGACCGCCCTGTTGATCCTCAGCTGGCAATCGGCACGGCAGCCAAAACGTTTCGATTAA
- the cutA gene encoding divalent-cation tolerance protein CutA, with translation MDSQAFCIVLTTTNRQENALQITQSLLSKQLAACVQSMPIQSHYMWNDEVCCDDEILLVIKTRKACYAELERELATLHSYEVPQIVQVPIVEGFHPYLAWIEHNTPR, from the coding sequence ATGGACAGCCAGGCATTTTGTATCGTTTTGACCACCACCAATCGTCAGGAAAATGCCCTGCAGATTACCCAGAGCCTACTTTCCAAGCAGTTAGCTGCTTGCGTGCAGAGTATGCCGATTCAAAGTCACTATATGTGGAACGATGAGGTGTGTTGTGATGATGAAATCTTGCTGGTGATCAAAACCCGCAAAGCGTGCTATGCCGAGTTAGAGCGGGAACTGGCTACGCTGCACTCCTATGAGGTGCCGCAGATTGTCCAGGTACCGATAGTGGAAGGGTTTCACCCTTACCTGGCCTGGATTGAGCACAACACTCCCCGCTGA
- a CDS encoding HAD-IA family hydrolase: MSDKKTNCVIFDCEGTLVDSERLCCEALVNIFNDLGVELTFDDVAAHFAGGKIAEILNSTLELVGMSADLTLLESRYRRAVKRLLIRELQPMEGAVHLLDTLRHHQVEFCVASNAPPKRIEFALKLAGLLPYFEGRIFSAFEANSWKPEPDLIRYCAMNMGFRLDECVYVDDTAKGVEAGVLAGVTTYQLQPLNQRNRTTYQQVVILDKIDNLSQFVVPSERLSGAR, from the coding sequence ATGTCTGACAAAAAAACGAACTGCGTTATTTTCGACTGTGAAGGTACGTTGGTCGATAGTGAACGTCTGTGCTGTGAGGCATTAGTTAACATCTTCAACGACTTGGGGGTTGAACTCACATTTGATGATGTGGCCGCTCACTTCGCTGGTGGGAAAATTGCCGAAATTCTAAATTCCACCCTAGAACTGGTTGGGATGAGTGCCGACCTGACCCTGCTCGAGTCACGTTATCGCCGTGCCGTTAAACGTCTGTTGATTCGCGAATTGCAGCCAATGGAAGGTGCAGTGCATTTGCTCGACACCCTCAGACACCATCAGGTTGAGTTTTGCGTTGCTTCAAACGCGCCACCCAAACGTATCGAATTTGCCCTTAAACTGGCGGGATTACTGCCTTATTTCGAGGGGCGTATTTTCTCTGCTTTCGAAGCCAACAGCTGGAAACCGGAGCCGGACCTGATCCGTTACTGCGCGATGAATATGGGATTCAGACTGGACGAGTGTGTTTACGTTGATGATACCGCAAAAGGGGTGGAAGCGGGGGTTCTGGCTGGCGTCACTACCTATCAGTTGCAACCGCTCAACCAGCGTAACCGTACCACTTATCAGCAAGTGGTGATTCTGGACAAAATTGATAACCTGTCGCAATTTGTTGTTCCGTCGGAACGTTTATCCGGAGCTCGCTAG
- the gcvP gene encoding aminomethyl-transferring glycine dehydrogenase, which produces MTELLHSLSTQNEFVARHNGPNADDQQKMLNTIKAASLDALIKETVPANIRLEAPMNLAPAQSEADMLNAMKVFAKQNQIKRTYIGQGYYNTFTPNVILRNVLENPGWYTAYTPYQPEISQGRLESLLNYQQMVMDLTGMEIANASLLDEATAAAEAMALCHRAGKSKSKVFFVADDVHPQTIEVVKTRAGFLGFEVQIGAIDCLAEQDVFGALLQYPSTTGEVRDLTDIIEKAHANKTLVTVATDLLASTLLKPAGEMGADVVIGSAQRFGVPMGYGGPHAAFMATRDAHKRTMPGRVIGVSIDKKGNQALRMAMQTREQHIRREKATSNICTAQALLANMASFYAVFHGAEGLRTIARRTHHMTAILAAGLTKAGFELAHNSFFDTITLNSGSNTEALYQKALQADINLRKLPEQLGISLDETTSVADVEALFAVFGVTESVTALSAAIESNEFAAIPEDCRRTSSYLTHPVFNTHHSETQMMRYLKKLENKDFSLTHGMIPLGSCTMKLNAAAEMIPVTWPEFGSIHPFAPKEQAAGYAALASDLKQKLCEITGYDAFSLQPNSGASGEYAGLIAIQRYHESRGEGHRNVCLIPSSAHGTNPATASMVSMKVVVVKCDQNGNVDIDDLAAKIEKHQDNLSAIMITYPSTHGVYEEQVRKVCDMVHAAGGQVYLDGANMNAQVGLTSPGFIGSDVSHLNLHKTFCIPHGGGGPGMGPIGVKSHLAPFLPGHIEGGVEGSDFAVAAADLGSASILPISWAYIAMMGAEGLTKATEVAILNANYVMERLLPHYPVLYRGANGRVAHECIIDIRPLKEETGISEEDIAKRLMDYGFHAPTMSFPVAGTLMVEPTESEDLAELDRFCDAMIAIREEISKVHAGEWPLEDNPLVNAPHTQVDLASDEWTHPYSRDIACFPSKQAKEAKYWPTVNRVDNVYGDRNLICSCPSIDSYQD; this is translated from the coding sequence ATGACAGAATTACTTCACAGCCTAAGCACACAAAATGAATTCGTTGCTCGCCACAACGGTCCCAATGCTGACGATCAGCAAAAAATGCTTAACACCATCAAGGCCGCCAGCCTTGACGCTCTGATCAAAGAAACCGTTCCAGCCAATATCCGTCTGGAAGCGCCGATGAACCTGGCCCCGGCTCAAAGCGAAGCCGACATGCTGAACGCAATGAAAGTGTTCGCAAAACAGAACCAGATCAAGCGTACCTACATCGGTCAGGGTTACTACAACACCTTCACACCAAACGTGATCCTGCGTAACGTCCTGGAAAACCCAGGCTGGTACACAGCTTACACCCCATACCAGCCAGAGATCTCACAAGGTCGTCTGGAATCGCTGCTTAACTACCAGCAGATGGTGATGGACCTGACCGGCATGGAAATCGCTAACGCATCCCTGCTGGATGAAGCGACGGCCGCTGCCGAAGCAATGGCTCTGTGTCACCGTGCCGGTAAGAGCAAAAGCAAAGTCTTCTTCGTGGCAGACGATGTGCACCCGCAAACCATTGAAGTGGTGAAGACCCGCGCAGGCTTCCTGGGCTTTGAAGTGCAAATTGGCGCAATCGATTGCCTGGCGGAACAAGATGTGTTTGGCGCTCTGCTGCAATACCCAAGCACCACAGGTGAAGTGCGCGATCTGACCGACATCATCGAAAAAGCACACGCGAACAAAACCTTAGTCACTGTTGCGACTGATCTGCTGGCCAGCACCCTGCTTAAGCCAGCCGGTGAAATGGGCGCAGACGTCGTTATCGGTTCCGCACAGCGTTTCGGCGTACCTATGGGTTACGGCGGTCCGCATGCAGCGTTCATGGCAACGCGTGACGCGCACAAACGTACCATGCCAGGCCGTGTTATCGGTGTGTCTATCGATAAGAAAGGCAACCAGGCACTGCGTATGGCAATGCAGACCCGTGAACAGCACATCCGCCGCGAGAAAGCGACGTCGAACATCTGTACTGCACAGGCTCTGCTGGCAAACATGGCTTCGTTCTATGCGGTATTCCACGGCGCTGAAGGCCTGCGCACTATCGCTCGCCGTACTCACCACATGACCGCAATTCTGGCCGCTGGCCTGACTAAAGCGGGCTTTGAGCTGGCACACAACAGCTTCTTCGATACCATCACTCTGAACAGCGGCAGCAACACGGAAGCGCTGTACCAGAAAGCACTGCAGGCAGACATTAACCTGCGTAAACTGCCAGAGCAACTGGGTATCAGCCTGGATGAAACCACCAGCGTGGCAGACGTTGAAGCACTGTTTGCTGTATTCGGCGTGACGGAAAGCGTTACCGCGCTGTCAGCAGCCATCGAGTCAAACGAATTCGCAGCAATTCCGGAAGATTGTCGTCGCACGTCATCCTACCTGACTCACCCGGTATTCAACACGCACCACAGCGAAACGCAAATGATGCGTTACCTGAAAAAGCTGGAAAACAAAGACTTCTCACTGACCCATGGCATGATCCCGCTGGGCAGCTGTACCATGAAACTGAACGCGGCCGCCGAGATGATCCCTGTCACCTGGCCGGAATTCGGTTCTATCCACCCGTTCGCACCAAAAGAACAGGCAGCCGGTTACGCAGCCCTGGCCAGCGATCTGAAGCAAAAACTGTGTGAAATCACCGGTTACGATGCGTTCTCACTGCAACCTAACTCAGGTGCGTCGGGTGAATACGCTGGCCTTATTGCTATTCAGCGTTACCACGAAAGCCGTGGCGAAGGTCACCGTAACGTATGTCTGATCCCAAGCTCAGCGCACGGCACCAATCCGGCAACCGCCTCAATGGTATCGATGAAAGTGGTCGTGGTGAAATGTGACCAGAACGGTAACGTCGACATCGACGATCTGGCCGCCAAGATCGAGAAACATCAGGACAACCTGTCGGCTATTATGATCACCTACCCTTCTACGCACGGTGTGTATGAAGAGCAGGTACGTAAAGTATGTGACATGGTCCACGCAGCCGGCGGCCAGGTTTACCTGGACGGCGCGAACATGAACGCTCAGGTCGGTCTGACTTCTCCGGGCTTCATCGGCTCTGATGTGTCGCACCTTAACCTGCACAAAACCTTCTGTATTCCGCACGGCGGCGGCGGTCCGGGTATGGGCCCTATCGGTGTGAAATCACACCTAGCGCCATTCCTGCCGGGCCACATTGAAGGCGGTGTGGAAGGTTCTGACTTTGCAGTCGCAGCAGCTGACCTGGGCAGCGCCTCTATCCTGCCAATCTCGTGGGCTTACATCGCGATGATGGGCGCAGAAGGCCTGACTAAAGCCACGGAAGTGGCTATCCTGAACGCGAACTACGTGATGGAACGCCTGCTGCCGCACTACCCGGTTCTGTACCGTGGTGCTAACGGCCGCGTCGCGCACGAATGTATTATCGATATCCGTCCGCTGAAAGAAGAAACGGGCATCAGCGAAGAAGACATCGCTAAGCGTCTGATGGATTACGGTTTCCATGCGCCAACCATGTCGTTCCCGGTTGCGGGTACTCTGATGGTTGAGCCAACCGAATCAGAAGATCTGGCAGAACTGGATCGCTTCTGTGACGCGATGATCGCTATCCGTGAAGAGATCAGCAAAGTTCACGCCGGTGAATGGCCGCTGGAAGACAACCCGCTGGTGAACGCTCCACACACCCAGGTTGACCTGGCAAGCGATGAATGGACTCACCCGTACTCACGCGATATCGCCTGCTTCCCTTCGAAGCAAGCAAAAGAAGCCAAGTACTGGCCAACCGTAAACCGCGTGGATAACGTGTACGGCGACCGTAATCTGATCTGTTCTTGCCCGAGCATTGATTCCTACCAAGACTAA
- a CDS encoding inosine/guanosine kinase produces MKFPGQRKSKHYFPTSTRDPLVNQLRETPTMHRPTIVGIGQTMVDIEAKVDDEFIAKYNLSKGHSLVLEEAQAEALYQELVERNLITHQHPGDTIGNTLHNYSVLADSKSVLLGVMSKNIEVGSYAYRYLCSTSSRMNLNYLQTVDGPIGRCYTLISEDGERTFAINEGQMNQLRPESIPQRVFEKASALVVSSYLMRGKPEDPMPKAVQRAIELAKKNSVPVVLTLGTKYVIEGNQAWWQEYLKENVTVLAMNEDEGAALTGFSDPLQAADKALDWVDMVLCTAGPIGLYMAGYVDDAVKRSTELPLLPGHIAEFNQYEFSRAMRQQDCSQPVRIYSHIGPYLGGPLKIKNTNGAGDGALSALLHDMAANSYHLKNVPNSAKHDRHYLTYSSLSQVCKYANRVSYEVLTQHSPRLSRALPEREDSLEEAYWDR; encoded by the coding sequence ATGAAGTTTCCTGGACAACGCAAATCTAAACACTATTTCCCTACCAGCACCCGTGATCCTTTGGTCAATCAGCTGCGTGAAACCCCGACCATGCACCGTCCGACTATCGTCGGCATCGGCCAGACCATGGTGGATATCGAAGCCAAAGTAGATGACGAGTTCATCGCAAAATATAATCTGAGTAAAGGCCATTCGCTGGTGCTTGAAGAAGCACAAGCTGAAGCGCTCTATCAGGAGCTGGTTGAAAGAAATCTGATCACCCATCAGCACCCGGGCGATACCATTGGCAATACTCTGCACAACTACTCGGTACTCGCCGACAGCAAATCCGTACTGCTTGGTGTGATGTCAAAGAACATCGAAGTTGGCTCTTACGCGTACCGTTACCTGTGCAGTACATCGTCCCGGATGAACCTCAACTACCTGCAGACAGTCGATGGCCCGATTGGTCGCTGCTACACCCTGATCTCAGAAGACGGTGAGCGTACTTTTGCTATCAATGAAGGTCAGATGAACCAGCTGCGTCCGGAAAGTATTCCGCAACGAGTATTTGAGAAAGCCTCTGCGTTAGTCGTGTCATCTTATCTGATGCGCGGCAAACCGGAAGATCCGATGCCAAAAGCGGTACAGCGTGCGATTGAACTGGCGAAGAAAAACTCGGTTCCTGTCGTCCTGACTCTCGGCACCAAATACGTGATTGAAGGTAATCAGGCCTGGTGGCAAGAATACCTGAAAGAGAACGTCACGGTTCTGGCGATGAACGAAGATGAAGGCGCAGCACTGACCGGCTTTAGCGATCCGCTGCAAGCCGCGGACAAAGCACTGGACTGGGTCGATATGGTGCTGTGCACTGCAGGGCCAATTGGCCTGTATATGGCCGGTTATGTGGATGATGCGGTCAAACGCAGCACCGAACTGCCTCTGCTGCCAGGCCATATTGCTGAGTTTAACCAGTATGAATTCAGCCGTGCGATGCGTCAGCAGGATTGTTCACAGCCTGTTCGTATATACTCCCATATCGGCCCGTATCTGGGTGGTCCGCTGAAAATCAAGAACACCAACGGAGCCGGAGACGGAGCGTTGTCGGCACTACTGCATGACATGGCAGCGAATAGCTACCACCTCAAGAATGTGCCAAACTCCGCCAAGCACGATCGTCACTATCTGACCTATTCATCACTGTCGCAGGTGTGTAAATACGCCAACCGAGTCAGTTATGAAGTACTGACTCAGCACTCTCCTCGCCTGTCGCGCGCATTGCCGGAACGAGAAGACAGCCTGGAAGAAGCTTACTGGGACCGGTAA
- a CDS encoding helix-turn-helix domain-containing protein, translated as MSEDIYDEYPSLTLAKEAGEQHIEPLKLGHRIKDIRAKLGITLEEASQRTGLARSTLSKIENEQISPTFQAMQKLANGLQIDMPQLFEPPKKMTASGRRDITRNDQGKPHPTQTYEHELLATQLSNKRMMPFKSRIRARSFEEYSDWVRHDGEEFLLILEGEVMFYSEFYEPVVLEQGDSVYYDANMGHMLVSLSAEDAQILWVTAK; from the coding sequence ATGTCTGAAGACATTTATGATGAGTACCCATCTTTGACACTGGCCAAGGAAGCAGGCGAGCAACACATTGAACCGTTAAAGCTGGGACATCGAATCAAAGATATTCGTGCCAAGCTGGGTATAACACTGGAAGAAGCCAGTCAGCGTACTGGCCTGGCGCGCTCAACGCTAAGCAAGATCGAGAACGAGCAAATTTCACCGACGTTTCAGGCAATGCAGAAACTGGCGAATGGCTTGCAGATTGATATGCCACAACTGTTTGAACCGCCTAAGAAAATGACCGCAAGTGGTCGTCGTGATATCACCAGAAATGATCAAGGTAAACCGCATCCGACCCAAACTTACGAGCACGAGCTGTTGGCAACCCAGTTGTCGAATAAAAGAATGATGCCATTTAAAAGTCGCATCCGTGCCCGCAGTTTTGAAGAATACAGTGACTGGGTTCGCCACGATGGCGAGGAGTTTCTGTTGATTCTGGAAGGTGAGGTGATGTTCTATTCTGAGTTCTACGAGCCGGTGGTTCTGGAGCAAGGAGACAGTGTTTACTACGATGCCAACATGGGGCATATGCTGGTTTCGCTGAGTGCAGAGGATGCTCAAATCCTCTGGGTGACGGCGAAATAG
- a CDS encoding S1 family peptidase, whose translation MNKWVAGSALFWSLGLASGVQADSEVSTYIVNGEDTTILSYTSFASLFYDRIEFDGLYGTRAFCGGTMLDSTHVLTAAHCLYDEDGELNYDYMLFAVAGQADDESDFPSSVTTVRAEQFFIHPDFQDTASSLWQNDIAIIQLESSLNPQDTVVRPITQEYRLGSDGVDNDTNDYAFRIVGHGNTSSGNDATTMLQDADVSYVSNNTCDNNLSALTNKQICFKGISTTPNTSLTSGTCQGDSGGPVYWDSGSGLVQVGITSFGPTTCGDGFTGSDVTAVFTEVFDYSTWIDSVLAGNESADFVGTDAKRRAYLAGTFDPEMPSGIAVPSSGGGGGSLGPWLLAMLAGVALWRRRQTVEL comes from the coding sequence ATGAATAAATGGGTAGCCGGTTCGGCATTGTTCTGGTCACTGGGTCTGGCATCGGGCGTACAGGCAGATTCGGAAGTCAGTACGTATATTGTTAATGGTGAAGACACTACCATCTTGAGTTACACGTCATTTGCCAGTCTGTTTTACGACCGTATAGAATTTGACGGGTTATATGGTACACGTGCTTTTTGCGGCGGAACCATGCTCGATTCTACCCACGTGTTGACTGCAGCGCACTGTTTGTACGATGAGGATGGCGAGCTGAATTATGACTATATGCTATTTGCCGTTGCTGGGCAGGCTGATGATGAAAGCGACTTCCCTTCTTCGGTAACCACTGTGCGTGCAGAGCAGTTTTTTATTCATCCTGATTTTCAGGATACGGCATCCAGCCTGTGGCAAAATGATATTGCCATTATCCAGCTTGAGTCTTCCCTCAATCCGCAAGACACTGTCGTGCGGCCAATCACCCAGGAGTATCGGTTAGGTTCGGACGGTGTCGATAATGACACTAACGATTATGCGTTTCGGATTGTCGGTCACGGCAATACCAGTTCAGGTAATGATGCCACCACAATGCTGCAAGATGCCGACGTGAGCTATGTTTCGAATAACACTTGTGACAATAATTTGTCTGCTTTGACCAATAAACAAATTTGTTTTAAAGGCATCAGTACCACTCCGAATACCTCACTGACCAGCGGCACCTGTCAGGGCGACTCGGGTGGTCCGGTATACTGGGATAGTGGCAGTGGTCTGGTACAGGTGGGTATTACCAGTTTTGGCCCGACAACCTGTGGTGATGGTTTTACCGGCTCTGATGTGACTGCGGTATTCACCGAAGTATTCGATTACAGTACCTGGATTGATAGTGTGCTGGCTGGCAATGAGAGCGCCGATTTTGTTGGGACTGATGCTAAACGCCGAGCTTATCTGGCTGGCACCTTTGACCCAGAGATGCCTTCGGGTATTGCGGTGCCTTCAAGCGGTGGTGGCGGCGGTTCACTTGGTCCTTGGTTGTTAGCCATGCTGGCTGGCGTTGCGCTTTGGCGCAGACGACAGACTGTAGAGCTCTGA
- a CDS encoding CreA family protein encodes MIKKLAAVALCALALAGCDRSEVGDVSLGLFTTKDIKLNNLTDPLVPGVTCHIASIEADLSLADPSDSSIACRQTGEITPEMIAQIDKSKSGEVVFRKSKSIFFKTMKIRRIFDEQTQTLMYVSYSTKETSGSFKHSLSTVPLWGTKAYNAFPAETSQ; translated from the coding sequence ATGATCAAGAAATTAGCAGCGGTTGCCCTGTGTGCTCTGGCATTAGCCGGTTGTGACCGTTCCGAAGTCGGTGATGTCAGCCTGGGGCTGTTCACGACAAAAGACATTAAACTCAATAATTTAACTGACCCTTTAGTACCAGGTGTCACCTGTCACATCGCCAGTATCGAAGCCGATTTGAGCCTGGCTGACCCGTCTGATTCATCGATTGCCTGTCGTCAGACCGGAGAAATTACCCCGGAGATGATTGCTCAGATCGACAAATCCAAATCCGGCGAAGTTGTATTCCGCAAATCGAAAAGTATCTTCTTCAAAACGATGAAAATTCGTCGTATTTTCGATGAGCAAACCCAGACATTAATGTACGTGTCTTACTCGACCAAAGAGACCTCAGGCAGCTTTAAGCACAGCCTGTCGACCGTGCCGTTGTGGGGAACAAAAGCTTACAACGCGTTTCCGGCCGAGACATCTCAATAA
- the gcvH gene encoding glycine cleavage system protein GcvH, producing the protein MDKTLKFTDSHEWVRDNGDGTVTIGISEHAQEMLGDVVFVELPEVDSECEAGESFSLVESVKAASDIYAPVSGVIVEVNEELQDSPELINEESYEGGWIVKVKLSDPSELDDLKDAEEYLSSIEED; encoded by the coding sequence ATGGACAAAACACTGAAGTTTACAGATAGCCACGAATGGGTACGTGATAACGGTGACGGTACCGTAACCATCGGTATTTCTGAGCATGCACAGGAAATGCTGGGTGACGTCGTATTCGTTGAACTGCCAGAAGTGGACAGCGAATGCGAAGCTGGCGAAAGCTTCTCTCTGGTTGAATCTGTAAAAGCAGCTTCAGACATCTACGCACCGGTAAGCGGCGTGATCGTAGAAGTGAACGAAGAGCTTCAGGACAGCCCTGAGCTAATCAACGAAGAATCTTATGAAGGCGGTTGGATCGTTAAAGTAAAACTGTCTGATCCATCTGAACTGGACGACCTGAAAGACGCTGAGGAATACCTGAGCTCTATCGAAGAAGACTAA